In Penaeus monodon isolate SGIC_2016 chromosome 26, NSTDA_Pmon_1, whole genome shotgun sequence, the following are encoded in one genomic region:
- the LOC119589843 gene encoding trypsin-like, producing MSGRVKGLVIARSGQAVEVTMVRRSQVSLGVLCSLLQAIASINTIVSHFHKAKQLYIQCPGSSQSEHSRSEEVKTADGADVSLDAVLLDYQGREVQATFSSLSGISEDPAREAGGGAGGEGGGQEAPRDPNRIFWWLTSTTEASVSTEANSTAAATAPASTCGVGERIVGGTVAAAGAWPWTAAVRTKNGGHFCGGTLVSWRHVVTAAHCIKGGESRFPLKVSLGIHSVHSSGISADVAHALYHRSYAKGSAYSNDIAVLVLTKAVGPASGVALACLPSSGAALSSGSKVTAVGWGATSEGGPSSQTLRQVEVDVLESRICRSAYGPSFDAQKMICAGKVQGGKDSCQGDSGGPLTHQQGRWTLVGVVSYGSGCARPNFPGVYTRVSHYVSWIGEAMRAYP from the exons ATGTCGGGGCGAGTCAAGGGCTTGGTGATCGCGAGGTCAGGTCAGGCAGTTGAGGTCACGATGGTGCGGAGGTCACAAGTATCGTTAGGTGTTCTCTGTTCCCTCTTGCAAGCGATCGCGAGCATAAATACCA TTGTAAGTcatttccataaagcaaaacagCTCTACATTCAGTGCCCTGGTTCCTCTCAGTCAGAACACAGTCGATCGGAAGAAGTGAAAACTGCAG ATGGCGCTGATGTTAGCCTTGATGCTGTGCTGTTAGATTATCAAGGCAGGGAAGTGCAGGCAACATTTTCCTCTTTG TCAGGGATCAGCGAGGACCCCGCGCGGGAGGCTGGCGGAGGCGCGGGCGGGGAGGGCGGCGGGCAGGAGGCGCCCCGCGATCCCAACAGAATCTTCTGGTGGCTGACTTCCACCACCGAGGCATCCGTTAGCACCGAAGCCAACAGCACTGCGGCCGCGACCGCGCCTGCGTCCACCTGCGGGGTTGGCGAGCGCATCGTGGGCGGCACCGTCGCGGCTGCGGGAGCGTGGCCGTGGACGGCGGCGGTGCGCACCAAGAACGGCGGCCACTTCTGCGGCGGGACGCTCGTGTCGTGGCGCCACGTCGTCACCGCCGCCCACTGCATCAAGGG CGGCGAGAGCAGGTTCCCGCTCAAGGTGTCGCTGGGCATCCACAGCGTCCACAGCTCGGGCATCTCGGCGGACGTGGCGCACGCCCTCTACCACCGTTCCTACGCCAAGGGCTCCGCGTACAGCAACGACATCGCGGTGCTCGTGCTGACGAAGGCGGTGGGTCCTGCGTCCGGCGTGGCCCTTGCGTGTCTCCCTTCATCAG GCGCCGCCCTTTCCTCCGGGTCGAAGGTGACGGCCGTGGGCTGGGGCGCCACCTCGGAGGGCGGCCCGTCCAGCCAGACCCTGCGGCAGGTGGAGGTCGACGTGCTGGAGAGCAGGATCTGCAGGTCCGCCTACGGGCCCTCGTTCGACGCCCAGAAGATGATCTGCGCAGGAAAGGTGCAGGGCGGGAAGGACTCCTGTCAG GGCGACTCTGGCGGACCTCTCACCCACCAACAGGGCCGCTGGACTCTGGTGGGCGTGGTGAGTTACGGCAGCGGGTGCGCACGCCCGAACTTCCCTGGGGTGTATACGAGGGTGTCCCATTATGTCTCGTGGATAGGTGAAGCCATGCGCGCCTATCCTTAA